In one window of Halomarina pelagica DNA:
- a CDS encoding fluoride efflux transporter FluC, translating to MTDRHPILRLESLALVAVGGFAGANARYLVGQFVPGALGTLAVNVLGSFLLGFLLYEAILGGVIAQETRAVLGTGFLSSFTTYSTFALETVLLDSPLWMVGNVVASYGLGFAAVLVGRAVARVVAGGHRPLEGTA from the coding sequence ATGACCGACCGACACCCCATCCTTCGACTCGAATCGCTCGCGCTCGTCGCCGTCGGCGGCTTCGCGGGAGCCAACGCCCGATACCTGGTCGGGCAGTTCGTCCCCGGTGCGCTCGGGACGCTCGCGGTGAACGTCCTCGGGAGCTTCCTCCTCGGGTTCCTCCTCTACGAGGCGATCCTCGGCGGCGTCATCGCCCAGGAGACGCGCGCCGTGCTCGGCACCGGGTTCCTCTCGTCGTTCACCACCTACAGCACGTTCGCGCTCGAGACCGTCCTGCTCGACTCGCCGCTGTGGATGGTCGGCAACGTCGTCGCCTCCTACGGCCTCGGGTTCGCGGCGGTCCTCGTCGGTCGGGCCGTCGCGCGCGTCGTCGCCGGGGGGCACCGGCCGCTGGAGGGGACCGCGTGA
- a CDS encoding DNA-directed RNA polymerase subunit H — MVDASQHDLVPEHTIVDDAEVDDVLAEYDIDRTDLPKIKRRDPALRSMDADVGDVVRIERNSRTADVAVVYRLVIE, encoded by the coding sequence ATGGTAGACGCAAGCCAACACGACCTCGTGCCAGAGCACACTATCGTCGACGACGCGGAGGTCGACGACGTGCTCGCCGAGTACGACATCGACCGTACCGACTTACCGAAGATCAAGCGACGGGACCCCGCGCTGCGCTCGATGGACGCCGACGTGGGCGACGTCGTCCGCATCGAGCGCAACTCGCGAACCGCAGACGTCGCCGTAGTATACCGACTCGTGATAGAATGA
- a CDS encoding SLC13 family permease gives MWVVGVTSALLQAATDVPPITIEMLVVFGITLLAFLLFASEVVPVDVTALITMALLMILEPWTRISIEEGISGFSNEATITVLAMFILSAGISRTGAVQMLSTWMSSFAGTDERKQLLAVVGVGGLPSAVLNNTPIVAMLIPAVSDLARGGGTSPSKLLIPLSYSAMVGGMLTLIGTSTNIVASDVSERLIGNSFSMFEFTPLGAIVFVTGTLYVVFVAQHLLPERVSPDEGLLEEYEMEGYLTEVVVDDGSPLVGESVDAILAETDLDVEVIQLIRDGERYIEPFTETTIRAGDVFIVRANLATVRALMRAEGLSFASSPDVTEEELEAVARRKTLVELVVPAQSRLVGTSLSEALFRERYDANVLAIRRERTLLHNRLDELLLRGGDTLLVQATEESLNQLATDPDVIVAHQVADPDYRTGKIPIAVAIIGGVVGLAALGVVDILIAALGGVILMLFSGVLHSDELYDAIEWNVIFLLAGLIPLGIAFEETGAAALIGSLVAQSATVLPPIGVLWLFYVVTALTTALVSNAGSVVLLIPVGVATANQIGADPFAFVLAVTFAASADFMTPIGYQTNLLVYGPGGYRFTDYFRVGAPLQVLLSIATVLGIALIWGIT, from the coding sequence ATGTGGGTAGTCGGGGTCACGTCGGCGTTGTTGCAAGCAGCGACGGATGTGCCGCCGATAACGATCGAGATGCTCGTGGTGTTCGGGATCACCCTGCTCGCGTTCCTCCTGTTCGCGAGCGAGGTGGTGCCGGTCGACGTCACCGCGCTGATCACGATGGCGCTGTTGATGATACTGGAGCCGTGGACGCGTATCTCCATCGAGGAGGGCATCTCGGGGTTCTCGAACGAGGCGACCATCACGGTGCTCGCGATGTTCATCCTGAGCGCGGGCATCAGCCGTACGGGCGCGGTTCAGATGCTCAGCACCTGGATGTCGTCGTTCGCGGGGACCGACGAGCGCAAGCAACTGCTCGCCGTGGTCGGCGTCGGCGGCCTCCCGTCGGCCGTGCTCAACAACACGCCCATCGTCGCGATGCTCATCCCGGCAGTGTCCGACCTCGCGCGCGGTGGGGGTACCTCCCCGTCGAAACTCCTGATCCCGCTCTCGTACTCGGCGATGGTCGGCGGCATGCTCACGCTCATCGGCACCTCGACGAACATCGTCGCGAGCGACGTCTCGGAGCGGCTGATCGGCAACTCGTTCTCGATGTTCGAGTTCACCCCGCTCGGAGCGATCGTGTTCGTGACCGGCACGCTCTACGTCGTGTTCGTCGCCCAGCACCTCCTCCCGGAGCGGGTCAGCCCCGACGAGGGACTGCTCGAGGAGTACGAGATGGAGGGCTACCTGACCGAGGTCGTCGTCGACGACGGCTCCCCGCTCGTCGGCGAGAGCGTCGACGCGATACTCGCGGAGACGGACCTCGACGTGGAGGTCATCCAGCTGATCCGGGACGGGGAGCGCTACATCGAGCCGTTCACGGAGACGACGATCCGGGCTGGGGACGTCTTCATCGTCCGGGCCAACCTCGCGACCGTCCGCGCGCTCATGCGCGCCGAGGGGCTCTCGTTCGCCTCCTCGCCGGACGTGACCGAGGAGGAACTCGAGGCGGTCGCCCGGCGCAAGACGCTGGTCGAACTCGTCGTCCCGGCGCAGTCGCGGCTGGTCGGCACTTCGCTCTCCGAGGCGCTCTTTCGCGAGCGCTACGACGCGAACGTCCTCGCCATCCGCCGCGAGCGGACGCTCCTGCACAACCGCCTCGACGAACTGCTGCTGCGCGGGGGTGACACGCTGCTCGTCCAGGCGACCGAGGAGAGCCTCAACCAGCTCGCGACCGACCCGGACGTCATCGTCGCCCACCAGGTCGCCGATCCCGACTACCGGACGGGGAAGATCCCCATCGCGGTGGCCATCATCGGGGGCGTCGTCGGGCTCGCCGCCCTCGGCGTGGTCGACATCCTCATCGCGGCGCTGGGGGGCGTCATCCTGATGCTCTTCAGCGGCGTGCTCCACTCCGACGAACTGTACGACGCCATCGAGTGGAACGTCATCTTCCTGCTCGCCGGACTGATCCCGCTCGGCATCGCGTTCGAGGAGACCGGCGCGGCCGCGCTCATCGGCTCGCTCGTCGCCCAGAGCGCGACCGTCCTCCCGCCGATCGGCGTCCTCTGGCTGTTCTACGTCGTGACCGCGCTGACGACCGCGCTCGTGAGCAACGCCGGGAGCGTCGTGCTGCTCATCCCCGTCGGCGTGGCGACCGCGAACCAGATCGGCGCGGACCCGTTCGCGTTCGTCCTCGCCGTCACGTTCGCCGCCAGCGCCGACTTCATGACGCCGATTGGCTACCAGACGAACCTGCTCGTCTACGGTCCCGGCGGCTACCGCTTCACCGACTACTTCCGCGTCGGCGCGCCGTTGCAGGTGCTGCTCTCGATCGCGACGGTGCTCGGCATCGCCCTCATCTGGGGGATCACGTGA
- the crcB gene encoding fluoride efflux transporter CrcB, with amino-acid sequence MVALDPAQLVGLGGVLGAVARHLVSEAVDVEWFPLGTLAVNVLGSFALGLLAFGGWGNDVVLLLGTGACGSFTTFSSFSFQTVRLWEAGDRARSAVNALGNLAGALVALGLAWLVAGAL; translated from the coding sequence ATGGTCGCGCTCGACCCCGCCCAGCTGGTCGGGCTCGGCGGCGTCCTCGGGGCGGTCGCCCGCCACCTCGTCAGCGAGGCCGTCGACGTCGAGTGGTTCCCGCTGGGAACGCTCGCGGTGAACGTCCTCGGGAGCTTCGCGCTCGGACTGCTCGCGTTCGGCGGGTGGGGGAACGACGTCGTGCTCCTGCTCGGAACCGGTGCCTGCGGGTCGTTCACCACGTTCTCGTCGTTCTCGTTCCAGACCGTGCGGCTGTGGGAGGCGGGCGATCGCGCCCGGTCCGCCGTCAACGCGCTCGGCAACCTCGCGGGCGCGCTCGTCGCCCTCGGCCTCGCCTGGCTGGTCGCGGGCGCGCTCTGA
- a CDS encoding universal stress protein, whose amino-acid sequence MFDHILVPTDGSDEAERAVDEAIALAAASDATIHALYVVDVRSYSTLSEESWMTVQEAVEDAGERAVERIETRAKGEGLRVTTTLEPGVPHSVILDYAERNDVDLIVMATHGRTGLGHVLLGSVTEKVVRGSPVPVLTVRAGDDE is encoded by the coding sequence ATGTTCGATCACATACTCGTGCCGACGGACGGGAGCGACGAGGCGGAGCGCGCCGTCGACGAGGCGATCGCGCTCGCGGCGGCCTCCGACGCGACGATCCACGCGCTCTACGTCGTCGACGTGCGCAGCTACAGCACGCTGTCGGAGGAGAGCTGGATGACCGTTCAGGAGGCGGTCGAAGACGCTGGAGAACGCGCCGTGGAGCGGATCGAGACGCGGGCGAAGGGCGAGGGGCTCCGGGTGACGACGACGCTCGAACCCGGTGTCCCGCACAGCGTCATCCTCGACTACGCCGAGCGCAACGACGTCGACCTCATCGTCATGGCGACCCACGGGCGGACCGGTCTCGGTCACGTCCTCCTCGGGAGCGTCACCGAGAAGGTCGTCCGCGGGTCGCCGGTCCCCGTCCTCACCGTCCGCGCCGGCGACGACGAGTGA
- a CDS encoding ATP-binding protein: MSILGRTADAGRGESGDGPPDENGPVGHLGAYRARDGSAGARTGIDLGGPHAALVVGKRGSGKSYTLGVLAEELDRVEGIAPVIVDPMGAFETLAKGPVGARVVRPRVRADALEPRAWCDLLGLDPEGAAGVLVWRAASAATTLEGMCAFVAESDAPDAARRAASNHLDLAAAWDVFGGELPPLFDGRTTVLDCSGFDRAPMNAVCRAAASRCYRARLDGETDRLPWLLVDEAHAFFDGLAAPALRRLLTRGRQPGVSLVAATQRPAALPEVAVSQADLVVMHRLSSRDDREAMRAARPTSMRETLDERMPTRPGEAVVVDDATERVHTVQVRERTTPHGGGSPRPSGLSDGGRA, from the coding sequence ATGTCGATCCTCGGGCGGACAGCGGACGCGGGCAGAGGAGAGTCGGGTGACGGACCCCCGGACGAGAACGGACCGGTCGGCCACCTCGGGGCCTACCGGGCGCGCGACGGGAGCGCGGGAGCGCGGACCGGGATCGACCTCGGGGGGCCGCACGCGGCGCTCGTCGTCGGCAAGCGCGGGTCGGGAAAGTCCTACACGCTCGGCGTGCTGGCGGAGGAACTCGACCGCGTCGAGGGGATCGCGCCGGTGATCGTCGATCCCATGGGCGCGTTCGAGACGCTCGCCAAGGGGCCGGTCGGCGCGCGGGTCGTCCGGCCGCGCGTCCGCGCCGACGCGCTCGAACCGCGGGCGTGGTGCGACCTGCTCGGCCTCGATCCCGAGGGCGCGGCGGGAGTGCTCGTCTGGCGCGCGGCGTCGGCCGCCACGACGCTCGAGGGGATGTGCGCGTTCGTCGCCGAATCCGACGCACCCGACGCGGCGAGACGCGCCGCGTCGAACCACCTCGACCTCGCTGCCGCGTGGGACGTCTTCGGCGGCGAACTGCCCCCGCTGTTCGACGGGCGAACGACGGTCCTCGACTGCTCGGGGTTCGATCGCGCGCCGATGAACGCCGTGTGTCGGGCCGCGGCGAGTCGATGCTACCGCGCCCGACTCGACGGCGAGACCGACCGCCTCCCGTGGCTGCTCGTCGACGAGGCGCACGCCTTCTTCGACGGACTCGCCGCGCCCGCGCTCCGTCGCCTGCTCACCCGGGGGCGACAGCCGGGGGTCAGCCTCGTCGCCGCGACCCAGCGCCCGGCGGCCCTCCCCGAGGTGGCCGTGTCGCAGGCCGACCTCGTGGTGATGCACCGGCTGTCGAGCCGGGACGACCGCGAGGCGATGCGCGCCGCCAGGCCGACCTCGATGCGCGAGACGCTCGACGAGCGGATGCCGACCCGCCCCGGCGAGGCGGTCGTCGTCGACGACGCGACCGAACGCGTCCACACCGTACAGGTTCGAGAGCGGACGACGCCCCACGGCGGAGGGAGTCCTCGGCCGTCGGGACTGTCGGACGGCGGGCGAGCGTGA
- the solA gene encoding N-methyl-L-tryptophan oxidase: protein MNGRDRYDVIVVGVGGVGSATAYRLARRGADVLGLERFDVPHGRGSSFGTRLILPAGHRPTPEALDRRAYALWRDLETETGRRLLSVTGSLGISPAGGEQFENELRACRRHGVDHEVLTGSEVSERFPAYDLPADYEAVFQPGGGFLDCDRCIAAHVEAAHRHGAEIRARERVTGWRSTPTGVDVTTTRGEYEAAALVVTAGAWAGKLVDSLRDLLTPELHLTARFQPTAPERFAPENFPVFSMTAEEGFCYGTPIHRTPGFKFAHGRPLERPTDPDAPDREPTVEDESRLRRVAERYFPEGVGATMGLKTGFITWTADRSYSSPVLDTLPEAENVVVGAGFSGGGFSSAPVTGEILADLALDGRTDYDTDRFSMRRFD from the coding sequence ATGAACGGAAGGGACCGTTACGACGTGATCGTGGTCGGCGTCGGCGGGGTCGGAAGCGCGACCGCGTATCGGCTCGCCCGACGAGGTGCCGACGTCCTCGGTCTCGAACGCTTCGACGTGCCGCACGGGCGAGGGTCGTCCTTCGGCACTCGTCTCATCTTGCCGGCCGGTCACCGACCGACGCCGGAGGCGCTCGACCGGCGGGCCTACGCGCTCTGGAGGGACCTCGAGACGGAGACGGGCCGTCGGCTGCTCTCCGTCACCGGCTCCCTCGGGATCAGTCCGGCGGGCGGGGAGCAGTTCGAGAACGAACTCCGAGCGTGCCGCCGACACGGCGTCGATCACGAGGTGTTGACCGGCTCCGAGGTCTCCGAACGGTTTCCGGCGTACGACCTCCCGGCCGACTACGAGGCGGTGTTTCAACCCGGGGGCGGGTTCCTCGACTGCGACCGGTGCATCGCCGCGCACGTGGAAGCCGCGCATCGACACGGCGCGGAGATCCGCGCGCGGGAACGCGTCACCGGGTGGCGATCCACGCCGACCGGCGTCGACGTGACGACGACCCGGGGCGAGTACGAGGCGGCGGCGCTCGTCGTCACGGCGGGCGCGTGGGCCGGCAAACTGGTCGACTCCCTGCGCGACCTGTTGACGCCGGAACTCCACCTGACCGCGCGGTTCCAGCCGACGGCTCCCGAACGATTCGCCCCGGAGAACTTCCCCGTCTTCTCGATGACGGCGGAGGAGGGGTTCTGCTACGGGACGCCGATCCACCGGACGCCGGGGTTCAAGTTCGCGCACGGTCGACCGCTGGAGCGCCCGACCGATCCCGACGCCCCCGACCGCGAACCGACCGTGGAGGACGAATCGCGGCTCCGGAGGGTCGCGGAGCGATACTTCCCGGAGGGTGTCGGGGCGACGATGGGGTTGAAGACCGGGTTCATCACGTGGACGGCGGACCGGTCGTACTCGAGTCCCGTACTCGACACGCTCCCGGAGGCGGAGAACGTCGTCGTCGGCGCGGGGTTCTCCGGCGGCGGATTCAGCTCCGCCCCCGTGACGGGCGAGATCCTGGCTGACCTGGCGCTCGACGGGCGGACCGACTACGACACGGACCGGTTCTCGATGCGTCGGTTCGACTGA